The following coding sequences are from one Bacteroidales bacterium window:
- a CDS encoding TonB-dependent receptor — MHIQSLIRKIFKYLLTALLLISLPTIGLSQQIIKGTVKASDNGESLPGVNVIVKGTNHGTVTNFDGFYSLELKLEEKVLVFSFIGYEDQEVEIGNQTVLNVTLKSKNTAIDELVVIGYGVQKKSDITGATIQLKGTELSKQPVLTATQAMQGKVSGVQIISSGSPGSTPQMRIRGTGTMLGGTHVLYVVDGVLTDDITNVNSSDIVDMNILKDASSSAIYGSRGANGVIIITTKKGSSSGGKLNINYNSNIGIRQASNLVKMANASEYKNYYQAATGIAISGPTANTNWYKTILRNAFEQSQNISISGGSEKAMYFFSTSYLNDQGIVFKNNFKRITLRSNIDFNISKYIKTGFQTSYANAINENGFNNLDINENGNIGSAFNDAYRAAPIISPKVGDKYGNVSAFNGQVGNPLLDIENNRVRVAANRIQAAGYLDINPFSFLSYHSSIGTDILFRQARLYDYKFLNDESTFDVAGGNQLNSVSYLSNKNVQNFKWVWDNYFTFSEKFGKHDFKLMVGTTAEKFQETWLSGSRKDVPADSDLWYLYNGLANSSQNDGKGDIWTRNSYMSRLNYSYNDRYMLTATLRRDGSSRFPKKNRWGTFPSVGLAWNINKEGFMKSQHLFDVLRVRASWGVVGNDQISTDAYTNTVIPNLAYPFSGISSGASNGSQINQIKDPNIKWESTAEYDFALEFGMLENKLSGELNYYNKKVDNALINVNIPSTVGDADHQILTNATSIQNTGVEVMLKWKSNVNKNLSYSIGANVTLNKNKVVGLNGGEPIWGGNIGAAQGFTTLTDNSHAIGSFYVLKVLGVFQDDPEILNYKSSDGTIIQPTAKPGGFKYWDKNDDGKIDDKDRDFAGSYQPKAYFGVNINVYYRKWDFSMDIYGNVGNKVYNGKRAIRINGKDNIESALVYNRWNGSQNPSQTQPGANTGNLLASDYFVESGDFYRINNLTVGYTFPDPFLKKLNISSLRVYVTSQNLLTLKKYSGFTSELPGSPLDSGIELSTYPTTRTIALGINLNF, encoded by the coding sequence CAGGGGTAAATGTTATTGTTAAAGGTACCAATCATGGAACCGTTACAAATTTCGATGGTTTTTACTCCCTTGAATTAAAACTTGAAGAAAAGGTTCTTGTTTTCTCATTTATAGGGTACGAGGATCAGGAAGTCGAAATTGGAAATCAAACTGTATTAAATGTAACACTTAAGTCCAAAAATACTGCAATTGATGAGTTGGTTGTAATAGGATATGGAGTACAAAAGAAAAGCGATATTACCGGGGCAACTATACAACTTAAAGGAACAGAATTATCAAAACAACCTGTACTAACTGCAACACAGGCTATGCAGGGAAAAGTATCAGGTGTTCAGATCATTAGCTCAGGAAGCCCAGGATCAACGCCTCAAATGAGAATAAGGGGAACGGGAACAATGCTGGGAGGCACCCATGTACTCTACGTTGTTGATGGAGTTCTTACCGATGATATTACCAACGTTAACTCCTCGGATATTGTGGATATGAACATATTAAAGGATGCCTCCTCTTCGGCAATCTATGGCTCAAGGGGGGCAAATGGCGTTATAATAATTACAACTAAGAAAGGAAGCAGTAGCGGGGGCAAGCTGAATATCAATTATAATTCTAACATAGGTATAAGGCAGGCTTCAAATCTTGTAAAAATGGCTAATGCCTCCGAATATAAAAACTATTATCAAGCAGCTACTGGAATTGCAATTTCAGGTCCAACGGCTAACACTAACTGGTACAAAACCATTCTACGAAATGCCTTCGAACAGAGTCAAAATATTTCTATTTCAGGTGGCTCCGAAAAAGCAATGTACTTTTTCAGCACTAGCTACCTAAACGATCAGGGAATTGTCTTTAAGAATAACTTCAAACGAATAACTCTACGTTCTAATATCGATTTCAACATCTCGAAGTACATTAAAACAGGATTTCAAACATCCTATGCTAATGCCATTAATGAGAATGGGTTCAATAATTTGGATATTAATGAAAATGGAAATATTGGGTCAGCTTTTAACGATGCCTATCGGGCTGCTCCCATAATATCTCCTAAAGTAGGAGATAAATACGGCAACGTTTCTGCTTTTAATGGTCAAGTAGGTAATCCATTGCTTGATATTGAGAACAATAGAGTTAGAGTGGCAGCGAATCGTATTCAAGCGGCTGGGTATCTAGATATAAATCCCTTTTCATTCCTAAGTTACCACTCAAGTATCGGTACAGATATATTATTCCGACAAGCAAGATTATATGATTACAAGTTTCTTAACGATGAAAGTACTTTCGATGTTGCTGGTGGGAATCAGCTGAATTCCGTTAGCTATCTATCAAATAAAAATGTTCAAAATTTTAAATGGGTTTGGGATAATTACTTCACTTTTTCGGAAAAATTTGGAAAACACGATTTCAAGTTGATGGTTGGAACAACTGCTGAAAAATTTCAGGAAACTTGGCTTAGCGGAAGTAGAAAAGATGTTCCGGCAGATTCTGACCTTTGGTATTTGTACAATGGACTTGCCAATAGTTCCCAGAATGATGGTAAAGGAGATATTTGGACAAGGAATTCATACATGAGTCGTCTGAATTATAGTTATAACGACCGCTATATGCTGACTGCAACTTTAAGGCGTGATGGAAGTTCCCGTTTTCCTAAGAAAAATAGATGGGGTACATTCCCTTCAGTTGGCCTAGCATGGAATATCAATAAAGAGGGTTTTATGAAATCTCAACACCTATTTGACGTGCTTCGAGTACGTGCAAGTTGGGGTGTAGTTGGAAACGATCAAATCTCAACCGATGCGTATACTAATACTGTTATACCTAACCTAGCATATCCTTTCAGTGGTATCTCATCGGGTGCTTCGAATGGGAGTCAAATAAATCAAATAAAGGATCCTAACATTAAATGGGAAAGCACAGCAGAGTATGACTTTGCCCTCGAATTTGGAATGTTAGAAAATAAACTAAGTGGCGAATTGAATTACTACAATAAAAAGGTAGATAATGCCCTAATTAATGTAAACATTCCATCTACCGTTGGCGATGCCGACCATCAGATCTTAACCAATGCAACATCCATACAAAATACAGGTGTTGAAGTGATGTTGAAATGGAAAAGCAATGTGAACAAAAACCTATCATACAGCATTGGAGCCAATGTAACACTGAACAAAAACAAAGTTGTGGGATTAAATGGAGGCGAACCTATTTGGGGAGGTAATATTGGCGCAGCTCAAGGATTTACCACCTTAACGGATAATAGCCATGCAATTGGAAGTTTCTATGTTCTTAAGGTTCTTGGTGTTTTCCAGGACGATCCTGAAATTTTAAATTATAAAAGTAGCGATGGTACAATTATTCAGCCTACAGCAAAGCCTGGTGGATTTAAATATTGGGATAAGAATGATGATGGTAAAATTGATGACAAAGACCGTGATTTTGCTGGCTCCTATCAACCCAAAGCATATTTCGGAGTAAATATCAATGTTTATTACAGGAAATGGGACTTCAGTATGGATATTTACGGAAATGTAGGGAACAAGGTGTATAATGGAAAACGAGCTATTAGAATAAACGGAAAAGATAACATTGAATCGGCTCTGGTTTATAACCGCTGGAATGGAAGTCAAAATCCAAGTCAAACACAACCGGGCGCAAACACAGGTAACCTATTAGCTTCCGATTACTTCGTGGAATCAGGAGATTTCTATAGAATAAATAACCTAACAGTTGGCTACACTTTTCCAGATCCTTTCCTAAAGAAATTAAATATTAGTAGTCTACGAGTTTATGTGACATCACAGAATTTGTTGACACTCAAAAAATATTCTGGCTTTACCTCCGAATTACCCGGAAGTCCTTTAGATTCAGGTATTGAATTGAGTACCTACCCTACTACACGGACAATTGCCTTAGGGATAAATCTTAATTTTTAA